In the Mytilus galloprovincialis chromosome 10, xbMytGall1.hap1.1, whole genome shotgun sequence genome, one interval contains:
- the LOC143047144 gene encoding uncharacterized protein LOC143047144 — MNENNDPPLPANNSVLLQQFGQFLQTIQPLLATQSSSASDALSIQSEVTQPERQSQIASQTESSKQSHPRQIFSPSRLRIPSARMNSSATLSLLRAESEDDFVQQSSMPVLRRPKRTRAVTVEVKGKRRGRVITKDVVILPHTTSSHLDTYTMPTSNMITELAKRNMVGKITFSSVDKEDAVRSEINSLFGDFSFAYLQVMPGNKSLKKPFVSKSVRFDATTLITMSPQGRMYILALEPVPSASSIESDEDDKENNLDGIENHKAGEMECHEADRSTSVHRTCPAGHTLEGLGSNCLCCEQDREYAQVLAIDREIRRREEAERRQATEAAEAVELIRLRRQTRLLAEQTDSDHGFEIKIRTQEGVLSRKFLECQDIQVLMDFIGSQSSATEFFTVRGATMEMALESSLSGKPLSHFGITGPTVLNSVWMTESEVRKLKLYICTLFILVYCFIMSQPCTGCDI, encoded by the exons ATGAATGAGAATAATGATCCTCCACTACCTGCTAACAACAGTGTGTTGTTGCAACAATTTGGACAG TTCCTGCAGACTATTCAACCATTGCTTGCCACTCAATCTTCATCAGCATCAGATGCTTTGTCAATACAGTCTGAAGTAACTCAACCAGAGAGACAGTCACAGATTGCATCACAGACTGAGAGCTCAAAGCAGTCACATCCAAGGCAGATCTTTTCCCCAAGCCGTTTACGTATACCATCGGCAAGGATG AATTCTAGTGCTACATTGTCCCTTTTGAGGGCAGAGTCTGAAGATGACTTTGTGCAGCAATCAAGTATG cCTGTTCTTAGACGTCCCAAGCGCACAAGGGCAGTGACGGTTGAAGTCAAGGGAAAGAGGAGGGGACGAGTTATCACAAAAGACGTTGTAATACTGCCTCACACAACATCATCACATCTTGACACCTACACTATGCCTACGTCAAACATGATAACAGAGTTGGCAAAGAGGAACATGGTGGGAAAAATTACATTTTCTTCGGTTGACAAAGAAGATGCTGTAAGGAGTGAAATAAATTCCCTTTTTGGGGATTTCAGTTTCGCATATCTGCAG GTTATGCCAGGAAATAAAAGTCTCAAGAAACCATTTGTTTCCAAGAGTGTCAGGTTTGATGCAACTACCTTGATAACCATGAGCCCACAGGGACGAATGTACATTTTGGCACTAGAACCTGTCCCCAGTGCATCAAGTATA GAGAGCGATGAGGATGACAAGGAAAACAACTTGGATGGCATTGAGAACCACAAAGCAGGTGAAATGGAGTGTCATGAAGCTGACAGAAGCACTAGTGTCCATAGA acaTGCCCAGCTGGTCACACTCTGGAAGGTCTTGGTAGTAACTGTCTTTGCTGTGAGCAAGACAGAGAGTATGCACAGGTTTTGGCTATTGACCGTGAAATAAGAAGAAGAGAGGAAGCAGAAAGGAGGCAAGCTACTGAAGCTGCTGAGGCAGTTGAATTA ATAAGATTGAGGAGGCAAACAAGATTGCTCGCTGAGCAAACAGATTCAGATCATGGATTTGAAATAAAGATACGAACGCAAGAGGGAGTCCTGTCCAGAAAATTCTTGGAATGTCAGGACATTCag GTGCTGATGGACTTCATTGGCTCACAGTCAAGTGCAACTGAGTTTTTTACTGTTAGGGGTGCAACAATGGAGATGGCACTAGAGTCGTCTTTGTCAGGCAAGCCATTGTCACACTTTGGGATAACTGGCCCAACGGTGCTAAATTCTGTCTGGATGACAGAAAGCGAGGTAAGAAAACTGAAGTTATATATTTGTACCCTTTTCATTTTAGTGTACTGCTTTATTATGTCCCAACCATGTACAGGATGTGACATAtag